In a genomic window of Ralstonia nicotianae:
- a CDS encoding 3',5'-nucleoside bisphosphate phosphatase gives MLKRSASAPINADLHCHSTVSDGLLAPREVAARAAAHGVTLWALTDHDEVGGQAAAREAAESLGMDYLAGVEISVTWAGRTLHIVGLGIDPDDAALVQGLARTRSGRCARAEDMAEALGKLGIHGAYEGALSYAGNPDMISRTHFARFLVEHGHCRDIAEVFDRYLGEGKPGFVPHRWSRLADAIGWIRGAGGVAVMAHPGRYTLTLLEHGALFDEFKDLGGEGVEVVTGSHTPDQYACYADVARRYGLLASRGSDFHGPGEGRVELGELPPLPDNLTPVWSRWLS, from the coding sequence ATGCTCAAACGCTCCGCTTCCGCTCCCATTAACGCCGACCTGCACTGCCACTCCACGGTGTCGGACGGCCTGCTCGCACCCCGTGAAGTCGCCGCCCGCGCCGCCGCCCATGGCGTGACGCTGTGGGCGCTGACCGACCACGACGAGGTCGGCGGCCAGGCCGCCGCGCGCGAGGCGGCCGAATCGCTCGGCATGGACTACCTGGCGGGCGTGGAAATCTCCGTCACGTGGGCCGGCCGCACGCTGCATATCGTCGGCCTCGGCATCGATCCGGACGATGCGGCCCTGGTGCAGGGCCTGGCGCGCACCCGCTCGGGCCGCTGCGCGCGCGCCGAAGACATGGCCGAGGCCCTGGGCAAGCTGGGCATCCACGGTGCCTACGAGGGCGCGCTGTCATACGCCGGCAACCCGGACATGATCTCGCGCACGCATTTCGCGCGCTTCCTGGTCGAGCACGGCCATTGCCGCGACATCGCCGAGGTGTTCGACCGCTACCTGGGCGAGGGCAAGCCCGGCTTCGTGCCGCACCGGTGGTCCCGCCTGGCCGACGCCATCGGCTGGATCCGGGGCGCCGGCGGCGTCGCGGTGATGGCGCATCCGGGCCGCTACACGCTGACGCTGCTCGAGCACGGTGCGCTGTTCGACGAGTTCAAGGATCTCGGCGGCGAGGGCGTCGAGGTCGTCACCGGCAGCCACACGCCCGACCAGTACGCCTGCTATGCCGATGTGGCGCGCCGCTACGGCCTGCTGGCCTCGCGCGGATCGGACTTCCACGGCCCCGGCGAGGGCCGGGTCGAGCTGGGCGAGCTGCCGCCGCTGCCGGACAACCTGACGCCGGTGTGGAGCCGGTGGCTGTCCTGA
- a CDS encoding L-threonylcarbamoyladenylate synthase, with protein sequence MSQFFQIHPTTPQGRLIRQAVEIIRAGGLIALPTDSCYALACHLDDKAAVERLRRVRGIDEKHHLTLMCRDLSELATFARVDNRQYRAVKAATPGPFVFLLEATREVPRRLSHPSRKTIGLRVPDHPIPLALMAELGEPLLSATLQLPGDEAPLNEADAIRALLERQLELVIDGGPAPAEPTTVIDLTGGEPELVRRGRGDPARVGL encoded by the coding sequence ATGTCCCAGTTCTTCCAGATCCATCCGACCACGCCGCAGGGGCGGCTGATCCGCCAGGCGGTGGAAATCATCCGCGCCGGCGGCCTGATCGCGCTGCCGACCGACTCCTGCTACGCGCTGGCCTGCCACCTGGATGACAAGGCCGCCGTGGAGCGCTTGCGCCGCGTGCGCGGCATCGACGAAAAGCACCACCTGACGCTGATGTGCCGGGACCTGTCGGAGCTGGCCACCTTCGCCCGCGTCGACAACCGGCAGTATCGCGCGGTCAAGGCGGCCACGCCCGGCCCGTTCGTCTTCCTGCTGGAGGCGACCCGGGAGGTGCCGCGCCGGCTGTCGCATCCGTCGCGCAAGACCATCGGCCTGCGCGTGCCCGACCACCCGATCCCGCTGGCGCTGATGGCCGAGCTGGGCGAGCCGCTGCTGTCCGCCACGCTGCAGCTGCCGGGCGACGAAGCGCCGCTCAACGAAGCGGATGCCATCCGCGCCCTGCTGGAGCGGCAACTGGAGCTGGTGATCGACGGCGGCCCGGCCCCGGCCGAGCCCACCACCGTGATCGACCTGACCGGCGGCGAGCCGGAACTGGTGCGCAGGGGGCGCGGCGACCCGGCCAGGGTCGGCCTGTAG
- a CDS encoding site-2 protease family protein, giving the protein MNPTVIQTLTVYAIPVLFAITVPAAARGYLARHYGDNTAFLAGRLSFNPLRHVDPIGTIAMPLLLYFVTGGALVFGYSKPVPVDFSALRDPRWQGLRVALAAPETNFAMALAWGMLGLTLAAAGIDERFLTGMAAAGVGANLAMAALNLVPVPPLDGGRVLAALLPQRLAPVFARVEQYGFYIVMALILTGVLTQVWMRPVAGLLAKALMMVLSPLQAALSWFVS; this is encoded by the coding sequence ATGAATCCCACCGTCATCCAAACTCTCACGGTCTACGCGATCCCCGTGCTGTTCGCGATCACCGTGCCGGCCGCCGCCCGTGGCTATCTCGCCAGGCACTATGGAGACAACACGGCATTCCTGGCGGGCCGGCTGAGTTTCAACCCGCTGCGCCATGTCGATCCGATCGGTACGATCGCGATGCCGCTGCTGCTGTACTTCGTGACGGGGGGCGCGCTCGTATTCGGCTATTCCAAGCCGGTGCCGGTGGATTTCAGCGCGCTGCGCGATCCGCGCTGGCAGGGGCTGCGCGTGGCGCTGGCCGCGCCGGAGACCAATTTCGCGATGGCGCTGGCCTGGGGGATGCTCGGGCTCACCCTGGCCGCTGCCGGCATCGACGAGCGCTTCCTGACGGGCATGGCGGCCGCCGGCGTCGGCGCCAATCTCGCCATGGCCGCGCTCAATCTCGTCCCGGTGCCGCCGCTGGATGGCGGCCGGGTGCTGGCGGCGCTGCTGCCGCAGCGCCTGGCGCCGGTCTTCGCCCGCGTCGAGCAATATGGTTTCTACATCGTCATGGCGCTGATCCTGACGGGCGTGCTGACCCAGGTCTGGATGCGCCCGGTCGCGGGGTTGCTGGCCAAGGCGCTGATGATGGTCCTCAGTCCGCTTCAGGCGGCGCTTTCCTGGTTCGTCTCCTAA